In Desulfonatronum thioautotrophicum, a genomic segment contains:
- a CDS encoding ABC transporter ATP-binding protein produces the protein MTVPEPAITVTNLEMGYGDFVLMRDLTFTVNRGDVFIIMGGSGCGKSTLLKILVGLKSPSRGQVCYGDTNYWDADAQTRESIQRRFGMLYQSGALWSSMTLAENIALPLEQYTKLKPGQIREVVALKLALVGLAGFEDFYPSEISGGMKKRAALARAMALDPDILFFDEPSAGLDPVSARLLDDLILELRASLNTTIVIVTHELASIFAIGNNSVFLDVEARTMTASGDPNKLLAAPPNPNVHKFLTRGEK, from the coding sequence ATGACCGTGCCCGAACCGGCCATTACCGTGACGAACCTGGAGATGGGCTACGGGGACTTCGTGCTGATGCGCGACCTGACCTTCACGGTGAACCGGGGGGACGTCTTCATCATCATGGGCGGCAGCGGGTGCGGGAAAAGCACGCTGCTCAAGATCCTGGTCGGTCTGAAAAGCCCTTCCCGGGGACAGGTCTGCTATGGGGACACGAATTATTGGGACGCGGACGCCCAGACACGGGAGTCGATCCAGAGACGGTTTGGGATGCTCTACCAGAGCGGGGCGCTGTGGAGTTCCATGACCCTGGCTGAAAATATCGCCCTGCCCCTGGAGCAGTACACCAAGCTCAAGCCGGGGCAGATCAGGGAGGTCGTGGCCCTGAAGCTGGCCCTGGTAGGTCTGGCCGGGTTCGAGGATTTCTACCCCTCGGAGATCAGCGGGGGGATGAAGAAACGGGCCGCCCTGGCCAGGGCCATGGCCCTGGATCCGGACATCCTCTTTTTTGACGAGCCGTCGGCGGGGCTGGATCCGGTCAGTGCCCGCCTGCTGGACGACCTGATCCTGGAACTCCGGGCCAGCCTGAACACGACCATCGTCATCGTGACCCATGAGCTGGCCAGCATTTTCGCCATCGGCAACAATTCCGTCTTTCTGGACGTGGAAGCGCGGACCATGACCGCCAGCGGAGACCCGAACAAACTGCTGGCCGCTCCCCCCAATCCCAACGTCCACAAATTCCTGACTCGCGGAGAAAAATAA
- a CDS encoding DoxX family protein, which produces MEMTGLMWLRKTGEARWVLVPRLIAALPLTVFGAFHLTGMTPLMEILERAGIPFPGINYFLAPMLMVVSGLSLGFGYLARLGAFVAMIAMLVATYSKVVIEDWPGPMEPPLALPIVVLLACVAVLVSGAGKWSADLRAWKGV; this is translated from the coding sequence ATGGAAATGACGGGATTGATGTGGCTGCGAAAGACCGGGGAGGCGAGGTGGGTGCTGGTTCCCCGGCTGATCGCGGCGCTGCCGCTGACCGTGTTCGGCGCATTCCATCTGACGGGGATGACGCCGCTGATGGAGATCCTGGAACGCGCGGGGATTCCGTTTCCCGGGATCAACTACTTCCTGGCGCCGATGCTGATGGTGGTGTCCGGGCTGTCGCTGGGGTTTGGGTACCTTGCGCGCCTCGGCGCGTTCGTGGCGATGATCGCGATGCTGGTGGCCACGTACAGCAAGGTCGTGATCGAAGACTGGCCGGGACCGATGGAGCCGCCCCTGGCCCTGCCGATCGTGGTCCTGCTGGCCTGCGTGGCGGTGCTGGTCTCCGGCGCCGGAAAGTGGAGCGCGGACCTCCGGGCGTGGAAGGGGGTATAA
- a CDS encoding PqiC family protein, giving the protein MRSQPADFYLLSPQSLPQLAAGDGLIGILPVRVPDYLDRPQIVTRTGENTLDLNEFHRWAEPLRVNITAILVQNLSHLLQTDGIINTSQNFGLPLRFQVGVDVQRFEGELGGEVILSGRWSVFSDDGKQTVVGRGFSFHEQTQSETHEDYVAALSRTIAELSRVIAEELERVL; this is encoded by the coding sequence ATGCGCAGCCAACCGGCGGACTTCTATCTGCTCAGCCCGCAATCCTTGCCACAGCTGGCTGCCGGGGACGGACTGATCGGCATTTTACCTGTCAGGGTCCCGGACTATCTGGACAGACCCCAGATCGTGACCCGGACCGGGGAGAATACGTTGGACCTGAATGAGTTTCACCGTTGGGCGGAACCGCTGCGGGTGAATATTACAGCAATCCTGGTCCAGAACCTCTCGCACCTCCTGCAGACCGACGGCATCATCAATACCAGCCAAAATTTTGGACTCCCCTTGCGGTTTCAGGTCGGGGTGGACGTGCAGCGCTTCGAGGGAGAACTGGGGGGCGAGGTCATTCTGAGCGGGCGGTGGAGTGTCTTCAGCGACGATGGAAAACAGACCGTTGTCGGACGAGGCTTCTCTTTTCACGAGCAGACACAGTCGGAAACCCATGAGGACTATGTCGCCGCCCTGAGTCGGACCATCGCCGAGCTGAGCCGCGTCATCGCCGAGGAATTGGAACGGGTCTTGTGA
- a CDS encoding cation diffusion facilitator family transporter, with translation MLNQQAASRLEQRTLTLSIYGVVLVAVGSLAYGLYLESDVVILNGIFSLLSLIGAGLNLMAAKVVAQPENRRFPYGYSHVEPLVLSVNSFLVLLICLYALINGIERIRAGGNAVSAEGVVVFGLLSGTVSLALWYHERKVARRINSALVEADAREWLIDFGFSMVTLLGFAVLPLLAEPARGVWALYADPVLVAAMALLAMPMPVAILRRSLREVLLMSAVDDEVTLRLEKVMDAISTEYDITRYVHHVVKTGRIRFIELDIVVGPNFTLQTIPEQDQLRERIWNALGLKMEETWLSICLTGEAHWA, from the coding sequence ATGCTCAATCAACAAGCCGCCAGTCGGCTGGAACAGCGAACGCTGACTCTCTCGATCTACGGGGTCGTCCTGGTGGCCGTGGGCAGCCTTGCCTACGGCCTTTACCTGGAATCCGACGTCGTGATCCTGAACGGCATCTTTTCCCTGTTGAGCCTCATCGGGGCCGGGCTGAACCTGATGGCGGCCAAAGTTGTCGCGCAGCCGGAAAATCGGCGTTTCCCGTACGGCTACTCCCACGTGGAGCCGCTTGTTCTGAGCGTAAACAGCTTCCTGGTCCTGCTGATCTGCCTCTACGCCCTGATCAACGGTATCGAACGCATCCGCGCCGGCGGCAATGCGGTCAGCGCGGAAGGGGTCGTCGTTTTCGGTCTCCTGAGCGGCACGGTCTCCCTGGCCCTTTGGTACCATGAACGCAAGGTGGCCCGCCGGATCAATTCGGCCCTGGTGGAGGCTGACGCCCGTGAATGGCTGATCGATTTCGGGTTCAGCATGGTGACCCTGCTGGGCTTTGCCGTGCTGCCCCTGCTTGCGGAACCGGCCCGCGGCGTCTGGGCCCTCTATGCGGACCCGGTGCTGGTGGCCGCAATGGCGCTTTTGGCCATGCCCATGCCCGTCGCCATTCTGCGGCGCAGCCTGCGTGAAGTGCTTTTGATGAGTGCCGTGGATGACGAGGTGACTCTGCGTCTTGAAAAGGTGATGGATGCCATCAGCACGGAGTACGATATCACCCGCTATGTGCATCACGTGGTCAAGACCGGACGCATCCGGTTCATCGAGTTGGATATCGTGGTCGGCCCGAATTTCACCCTGCAGACCATCCCCGAACAGGACCAGCTCAGGGAGCGCATCTGGAACGCACTCGGCCTGAAAATGGAAGAGACATGGCTCTCCATCTGTCTGACCGGAGAGGCGCATTGGGCTTAG
- a CDS encoding ABC transporter permease, with protein sequence MSTREQSVPLDSRISMDWSGETLAVGLSGDWRLEQGLPSAEPLLQAIDARQPSRGVVLEDRGISGWDSGLLTFLIKIVEHGSTSGIQVSADALPEGVRRLLALARAVPARAGARKESGREPFLPRVGSQALSVWRSTRETVDFLGETAIAFARLLRGKATFRRSDLSLLLQECGSQALPIVSLISLLVGLILGFVGAIQLRMFGAEVFVADAVAIGMVRVMGAVMTGIIMAGRTGAAFAAQIGTMQVNEEIDALKTMGISPVEFLVLPRMIALIIMMPLLCVYADLMGILGGFVVGVGMLGINPVEYLTRTQEALTLTTFWIGLFHSLVFGVLVALASCLRGMQCGRSASDVGAAATRAVVTSIVAIIVATAVITFMCEVLNI encoded by the coding sequence ATGAGCACTCGCGAACAGAGCGTCCCTTTGGACTCCCGAATATCCATGGACTGGTCCGGGGAGACCCTGGCTGTTGGGCTTTCCGGGGACTGGAGACTGGAGCAGGGACTGCCTTCCGCTGAACCCTTGCTCCAGGCCATCGATGCCAGGCAGCCGTCACGCGGCGTGGTCCTGGAGGACCGGGGAATCAGCGGATGGGACAGCGGGCTGCTGACCTTTCTGATCAAGATTGTCGAGCACGGCTCCACGTCCGGGATTCAGGTCAGCGCGGACGCGTTGCCCGAGGGGGTGCGACGCCTGCTGGCCCTGGCCAGGGCGGTTCCCGCGCGAGCGGGAGCCAGGAAGGAGAGCGGGCGCGAGCCCTTCCTGCCCCGCGTCGGTTCCCAGGCCCTCTCGGTCTGGCGCTCCACGCGGGAGACCGTGGACTTCCTCGGGGAGACGGCCATTGCCTTCGCCCGCCTGCTCCGGGGCAAGGCCACCTTCCGCCGCTCGGACCTCTCCCTGCTCCTCCAGGAGTGCGGCAGCCAGGCCCTGCCCATCGTTTCCTTGATCAGTCTGCTGGTCGGGCTGATTCTGGGGTTCGTGGGGGCCATCCAGCTCAGAATGTTCGGCGCCGAGGTGTTCGTGGCCGACGCCGTGGCCATTGGTATGGTCCGGGTGATGGGGGCGGTCATGACCGGGATCATCATGGCCGGCCGGACCGGGGCGGCGTTCGCGGCCCAGATCGGGACCATGCAGGTCAACGAGGAGATCGATGCCCTGAAAACCATGGGCATTTCCCCTGTGGAGTTTCTGGTCCTGCCACGGATGATTGCCCTGATCATCATGATGCCCCTGCTCTGCGTCTATGCCGACCTGATGGGCATCCTGGGAGGGTTTGTCGTGGGCGTGGGCATGCTGGGCATCAACCCCGTCGAATACCTGACCCGGACCCAGGAGGCCCTGACCCTGACCACCTTCTGGATCGGACTGTTCCATAGCCTGGTCTTCGGCGTGCTGGTGGCCCTGGCCAGTTGCCTGCGCGGGATGCAGTGCGGCAGGAGCGCTTCCGACGTGGGCGCAGCGGCGACCAGAGCCGTGGTCACCAGCATCGTGGCGATTATCGTGGCCACGGCAGTCATCACCTTCATGTGCGAGGTGCTGAACATATGA
- a CDS encoding efflux transporter outer membrane subunit gives MKRFGLLLLCVWLLGGCLAPTYVRTPGEVPEDFRFQFLDDPILMETASLADLEWWEMFDDQVLWELIDIALAQNYDARLAMARVAEARALAGVSRSLTMPQVGSAAIYQRQQVSRTAVEPPIPSGVDRTFSFAQLSLDLAWEIDLFGRLRHLSDADQSLVLASEWAQQAVLSSVVADVAQAYFELRTLDLQLEISRATLESFEDTRRLVMLRVRHGLVSREELAQVEALVHTAGVRIPDIERLIAQRENQISILLGNNPRPIERGKNLGELAVRPTVPAGLPSDLLERRPDVRQSEAVLVAANYRIGAARANFFPRIALTGQGGIQSLELSGLFKGSSSFWNIGPIATLPIFTGGGNYSRLLATHAQREQALILYQSTVRQAFREVSDGLVAHDRLQVLLTEQRALVESYQLFAELANKRFKGGLVSFLAVLDAERQLFSAKLDLAAVHRDRLLVLVQLYKALGGGPEVSKHTSVSKADTVTPPSESAVWSQSELSGGELQAPDNQ, from the coding sequence ATGAAGCGGTTCGGATTACTCTTGCTCTGTGTCTGGCTCCTTGGTGGCTGCCTCGCCCCCACTTATGTGCGCACGCCTGGGGAAGTGCCTGAAGACTTCCGGTTTCAATTTCTTGACGATCCAATCTTGATGGAAACCGCCTCGCTGGCCGATTTGGAATGGTGGGAGATGTTTGACGATCAGGTGCTGTGGGAGCTGATCGATATCGCCCTGGCGCAGAACTACGATGCCCGTCTGGCCATGGCCCGGGTGGCCGAAGCACGGGCTTTGGCGGGCGTCAGCCGTTCGTTGACGATGCCTCAGGTGGGCTCCGCCGCCATTTATCAGCGGCAGCAGGTGAGCCGGACCGCCGTCGAGCCTCCCATTCCATCGGGTGTCGACAGGACGTTCAGCTTTGCCCAATTAAGCCTCGACCTCGCGTGGGAAATCGACCTGTTCGGGCGTCTGAGGCACCTGAGCGACGCCGACCAGTCCCTTGTCCTCGCCTCTGAATGGGCTCAGCAAGCCGTGCTTTCCAGCGTGGTGGCCGATGTGGCGCAGGCGTACTTCGAGCTGCGCACCCTGGACCTTCAGTTGGAGATCTCCCGCGCCACTCTGGAGTCCTTTGAGGATACGCGCCGCCTGGTCATGCTGCGGGTCAGGCACGGCCTGGTTTCCCGAGAGGAACTGGCCCAGGTGGAGGCTCTGGTGCATACCGCCGGGGTGCGCATCCCCGACATCGAGCGGTTGATCGCCCAGAGGGAAAATCAGATCAGCATCCTCCTCGGGAACAACCCGCGGCCCATCGAGCGCGGCAAGAATCTGGGTGAGTTGGCTGTGCGGCCGACGGTTCCGGCCGGTCTCCCTTCGGACCTGCTCGAACGACGGCCGGATGTCCGCCAATCCGAGGCGGTACTCGTTGCCGCCAACTACCGGATTGGTGCGGCCCGGGCCAATTTTTTTCCGCGTATCGCCCTTACAGGTCAAGGCGGGATCCAAAGCCTTGAGCTTTCGGGACTTTTCAAGGGATCGTCCTCTTTCTGGAACATTGGCCCGATTGCGACCCTGCCCATTTTCACGGGGGGAGGCAATTATTCCAGACTTCTGGCTACCCATGCCCAGAGGGAGCAAGCCCTTATCTTGTACCAGTCCACCGTGCGCCAGGCCTTTCGGGAAGTTTCCGACGGGCTGGTGGCACATGACCGTCTTCAAGTGTTGCTCACAGAGCAACGGGCCCTGGTCGAAAGCTATCAGCTCTTTGCTGAGCTGGCCAACAAACGCTTCAAGGGGGGGCTTGTGTCCTTCCTGGCGGTGCTTGATGCAGAACGCCAACTGTTCAGCGCTAAACTGGACCTGGCGGCGGTGCATCGCGATCGGTTACTGGTCCTGGTCCAACTCTACAAGGCGTTGGGGGGCGGTCCGGAAGTGTCCAAACATACATCGGTCTCCAAGGCCGATACCGTGACGCCACCCTCGGAGAGCGCCGTCTGGAGTCAAAGTGAACTGTCAGGGGGTGAGCTCCAGGCTCCGGACAATCAATGA
- a CDS encoding MlaD family protein has translation MSKAPNKTMIGLFVMGAVALIVLAVGVLGSGRFFQERFTYVLVFDGTVSGLNVGAPVNFRGVRVAEVSDVRIHFDIEEQDIIVLVFVQFLKGTLGRNTYDALLQRGATHAEVMAGLVERGLRARLEMQSLVTGQLGIGLDFFPDRPAVYTNVDPETPEIPTIPTALQALAQTLQEIPLHEIMENINRSLESIAAVVETPEFGQAIVNINAVVQDVQHLIRNVDAQVQPLSTELTATLRDSRTLIGRANEQIVALGTNLNQAVGDGRSVIHLAGENISEASRDFQETLATVSGMIENVEGLVAELRVSARADSALMFQVRETLREIEKMAMSLRNLADQLDRHPESLLRGKGSPRGN, from the coding sequence ATGAGCAAAGCGCCAAACAAGACCATGATCGGCCTGTTCGTGATGGGTGCGGTGGCCCTGATTGTCCTGGCTGTCGGGGTCCTTGGTTCCGGGAGGTTTTTCCAGGAACGATTCACTTATGTCCTGGTCTTCGATGGGACGGTCAGCGGGCTGAACGTCGGCGCCCCGGTGAACTTCCGCGGGGTGCGGGTGGCCGAGGTCAGCGACGTCCGGATTCATTTCGACATCGAGGAGCAGGATATTATCGTCCTGGTTTTCGTGCAGTTTCTCAAAGGCACCCTGGGTCGTAACACCTACGATGCATTGCTCCAGCGCGGCGCCACACACGCCGAGGTAATGGCCGGGCTGGTGGAGCGCGGGCTGCGGGCCAGGCTGGAAATGCAGAGCCTGGTCACCGGACAACTGGGCATTGGGCTGGATTTCTTCCCGGACAGGCCCGCGGTCTACACCAATGTTGATCCGGAGACTCCGGAGATCCCCACCATCCCGACGGCGTTGCAGGCCCTGGCCCAGACGCTGCAGGAGATTCCTCTCCATGAAATCATGGAAAACATCAACCGAAGTCTTGAGAGTATCGCGGCTGTTGTTGAAACCCCGGAATTCGGCCAGGCCATCGTGAACATCAACGCGGTTGTCCAGGATGTGCAACATCTGATTCGCAACGTGGATGCTCAGGTCCAGCCTTTGAGCACCGAATTGACGGCAACGCTGCGCGATTCCAGAACACTGATCGGCCGCGCGAACGAGCAGATCGTGGCCCTGGGGACGAATTTGAACCAGGCCGTGGGCGATGGGCGCTCTGTGATCCACTTGGCCGGCGAAAACATCAGTGAAGCGTCGCGGGACTTCCAGGAGACGCTGGCCACGGTTTCCGGAATGATCGAAAACGTGGAGGGTTTGGTCGCGGAACTGCGGGTCTCCGCCAGGGCGGACTCCGCATTGATGTTTCAGGTCCGGGAAACGCTGCGGGAGATAGAAAAAATGGCCATGAGTCTGCGCAACCTGGCCGATCAACTGGACCGACACCCCGAGTCCCTGCTGCGGGGCAAGGGCAGCCCAAGGGGCAATTAG
- a CDS encoding putative quinol monooxygenase: protein MFMNFIKLQAMAEKRKEVEQTLTSLASLIQSEPGCLASNLYQRVGDETVFLLISAWQTREALDDHLQSSRLSVLVGARCLLSQSPEMAIHTVAPSTGLKALNPEQLQAVR, encoded by the coding sequence ATGTTCATGAATTTTATCAAATTGCAGGCAATGGCGGAAAAGCGCAAGGAAGTGGAGCAGACCCTCACGTCGCTTGCCTCCTTGATCCAATCGGAGCCGGGCTGCCTGGCGTCGAATCTTTACCAGCGGGTGGGAGATGAGACTGTTTTTTTGCTGATCAGCGCATGGCAAACCCGCGAGGCGCTGGATGATCACCTGCAATCGAGCCGGTTGTCGGTGCTTGTCGGGGCCAGGTGTCTGTTGAGCCAGTCGCCGGAGATGGCAATTCATACGGTGGCTCCATCCACGGGATTGAAAGCCCTCAATCCCGAACAGTTACAAGCTGTCAGATAG